The following proteins are encoded in a genomic region of Montipora foliosa isolate CH-2021 chromosome 8, ASM3666993v2, whole genome shotgun sequence:
- the LOC137968759 gene encoding THAP domain-containing protein 3-like translates to MLTEVTSPNVQTLPVNNATCKLRTWLLKIKRKDPPVSKHSYLCSEHFSEDCFMRCVGGKRYLKSGSVPTRFIFSAEEKPKREGPVYHSAGCETTKSRVKLDKVILNSQSNPVDNLAELESVSIPCQDYGFPSVTTDKAEAVKSKEELLMEQLKRKGRRSEALK, encoded by the coding sequence ATGTTAACAGAAGTAACAAGCCCGAATGTTCAAACTTTACCTGTAAACAATGCTACATGTAAGCTTCGAACTTGGCTGcttaaaataaagagaaaagacCCTCCTGTGTCGAAACATTCTTATCTCTGCAGTGAGCACTTTTCTGAAGATTGTTTTATGCGGTGTGTGGGAGGAAAAAGGTATCTCAAAAGTGGATCTGTTCCGACAAGATTCATTTTTTCAGCGGAGGAAAAGCCAAAGCGGGAAGGCCCTGTATATCACTCAGCTGGATGTGAGACAACAAAGAGCCGAGTCAAATTAGATAAAGTTATACTGAACTCTCAATCTAACCCTGTCGATAATTTAGCTGAATTAGAATCTGTAAGTATTCCATGCCAAGATTATGGATTTCCAAGTGTCACTACTGATAAAGCTGAGGCAGTTAAAAGCAAAGAAGAACTTTTAATGGAGCAgcttaaaagaaaaggaagaagaagTGAAGCGCTTAAATGA
- the LOC137968761 gene encoding uncharacterized protein translates to MEIQATFEKAYWKLEPKLSEENKELAAATLRSIALNYMKRKGPTPPKSMLRAIGQLKKRDNIVITRPDKGSGVVILHKTEYVSLLKESSISDETKFIPISLERPKAKGRPPKHYHPLLKKEKELSSIMKKILPQPIADSLIQKGSRLAHLYGLPKTHKTKLVVRPILSATGTYNYKLK, encoded by the coding sequence ATGGAGATACAAGCAACCTTTGAGAAAGCATATTGGAAACTAGAACCAAAACTAAGCGAGGAGAACAAGGAATTAGCAGCTGCAACGCTACGTTCTATTGCCCTTAACTACATGAAGAGGAAGGGCCCGACACCACCAAAATCAATGTTAAGAGCGATAGGTCAGTTAAAGAAGAGAGACAACATCGTAATTACACGACCGGATAAGGGTTCGGGAGTTGTGATCTTACACAAAACAGAGTACGTCAGCCTATTGAAGGAATCATCTATTAGCGATGAAACTAAATTCATACCCATTAGCCTTGAAAGACCAAAGGCAAAGGGAAGACCTCCGAAGCATTATCACCCGCTACTTAAAAAGGAGAAGGAATTGTCCTCTATCATGAAGAAAATTCTTCCGCAACCCATAGCTGACTCACTGATACAGAAGGGTTCCAGGCTCGCACACCTTTATGGTTTACCAAAGACGCACAAGACGAAACTAGTAGTCCGTCCGATCCTGTCAGCAACAGGAACCTACAATTACAAGCTTAAGTAA